A genomic window from Sorex araneus isolate mSorAra2 chromosome 2, mSorAra2.pri, whole genome shotgun sequence includes:
- the LOC129401697 gene encoding pre-mRNA-splicing factor SLU7-like — protein sequence MPWREQKQLKGNQSGLVTLDAFSTDRDSKQEESEAAPRSASKEMRLEEPKKMTRKDLRKKKELEEQRKLGNAPAEVDEEGKDINPHIPQYISSVPWYIDQSKRPTLKHQRTQPEKQKPYSSSGEWYKRGVKENSMMTKYRKGACENCGAMTHQKKDCCERPRRVGAKFTGTNLAPDEHIQPQLMFDYDGKRDRWNGYDPEEHRKTVEEYAKVDLAKRTLKVQKLQEELRSVKLVQQADSPRHRWGEEEPDFQAGKDHSSEEEDEDKYADDIDMPGQNLDSKRRITVRNLRIREDIAKYLRNLDPNSAYYDPKTRAMRENPYSNAGKNPDEVSYAGDNFLRYTGDSVTMAQTQLFAWEASDQASEVHLQADPTKLELLYKSFKAKKEDFKEQQKASILEKYGGQEHLDAPPAELLLGQTEDYVEYSRHGTVIHGQKRVVTCSRYEEDVKIHNHTHTWGSYWKDGRWGYKCCHSFLKYSYCTGEAGKEVAHSEEYIPNDATEEELVKKPPTLMEMHLETLKEEKKKKKTHQKSSSDSDDEEKKHKKLKKALNAKEARLLHVKEITQIHERKRPYNCIYETRAPTEEEMEGYRMKRQRPDDPMASFFGQ from the coding sequence GGGAACCAGAGTGGCTTGGTCACCCTGGATGCGTTCAGCACCGACAGGGACAGTAAGCAGGAGGAATCCGAGGCTGCTCCACGGTCAGCATCCAAAGAAATGAGGCTGGAGGAACCAAAGAAAATGACCCGAAAGGAcctgagaaagaagaaggagctgGAAGAACAACGGAAACTGGGAAATGCTCCTGCCGAAGTTGATGAAGAAGGAAAAGACATCAACCCTCATATTCCTCAGTACATATCTTCAGTGCCGTGGTACATCGATCAATCCAAAAGACCTACTTTAAAGCACCAGAGAACACAGCCAGAGAAACAGAAGCCGTATAGCTCATCCGGAGAATGGTACAAGAGGGGCGTAAAAGAGAATTCCATGATGACCAAATACCGCAAGGGAGCGTGTGAAAACTGTGGGGCCATGACACACCAGAAGAAAGACTGCTGTGAGAGACCGAGGCGAGTCGGAGCAAAATTTACAGGGACTAATCTAGCTCCGGATGAACATATTCAACCTCAGCTGATGTTCGATTATGATGGAAAGCGGGATCGCTGGAATGGCTACGATCCAGAGGAACACCGGAAAACTGTAGAAGAATATGCCAAAGTGGATCTAGCAAAGCGAACACTCAAAGTCcaaaaactccaagaagaattACGCTCGGTAAAATTAGTGCAACAGGCTGATTCTCCAAGACACCGGTGGGGAGAAGAGGAACCAGACTTTCAGGCAGGAAAGGACCATAGCAgtgaagaggaggatgaagataAATATGCAGATGACATTGACATGCCTGGACAGAACTTGGACTCCAAGAGACGGATCACTGTCCGGAATCTCAGAATTCGAGAAGATATTGCAAAATATTTGCGGAACTTAGATCCAAATTCTGCCTACTATGATCCCAAAACCAGAGCAATGAGAGAGAATCCCTATTCCAATGCAGGAAAGAATCCGGACGAAGTGAGCTATGCGGGCGATAACTTCCTTAGATACACGGGTGACTCCGTTACCATGGCTCAGACACAATTGTTCGCTTGGGAGGCCTCTGACCAAGCATCAGAAGTGCATCTGCAAGCGGATCCTACCAAACTCGAACTGTTGTATAAGTCCTTCAAAGCCAAaaaagaagacttcaaagagCAGCAGAAAGCAAGCATCTTAGAGAAGTATGGTGGCCAGGAACACCTGGATGCCCCTCCAGCAGAACTGCTGTTAGGTCAAACCGAAGACTACGTAGAATACTCCAGACATGGGACCGTGATCCATGGGCAGAAACGGGTTGTCACCTGCTCCAGGTACGAGGAGGATGTGAAGATCCACAACCACACTCATACTTGGGGATCTTACTGGAAAGATGGCAGATGGGGATACAAGTGTTGCCACTCCTTTCTCAAGTATTCCTACTGCACTGGAGAGGCCGGGAAGGAGGTTGCTCATTCAGAGGAATATATTCCAAATGATGCAACTGAAGAAGAATTGgtgaaaaagcctccaaccctcATGGAAATGCATCTGGAGACactcaaagaagagaaaaagaagaagaagacacatCAAAAGAGTAGTTCAGACAgtgatgatgaagaaaagaaacacaaaaaactGAAGAAGGCTCTGAATGCCAAGGAGGCCCGCCTTCTTCATGTCAAGGAGATCACGCAGATCCATGAGAGGAAGCGGCCGTACAATTGTATCTATGAAACCCGGGCACccacagaggaagaaatggagggctACAGAATGAAACGCCAGAGGCCAGACGACCCTATGGCCTCCTTCTTTGGACAATAG